The genomic region AGGAGACCTGGACCGATGCGTTGTGGAGGGAATAGATACTCCCTGGATAATCCGGCTGTCCGAACGTACCCCCGGTAATCTTGCGCCTCGTTGCGGAGAAATCGGCATTAAGGCTCGGGAAAAGGGACCCGAAACGGGCGCGGCGGTTTTCCGCCGCCTGCCTGAGGGCCGCCTCTGCCGCCTCGATCGTGGGGCTTGCGGACAAGGCCTCCCGAATGAGCAGATCCAGGGGTTTGGAGCGGAAAAGGGTCCACCACTCGGAAGGGATGTCCCGGCCATGATGGAATCTCTGGGCCTCGCCCCCAGGGACATGGGACGAAACGGTCTCTTTGGGAAGTGTGATGATCGGCTCCGGCGCGAGAGGGGCCTTGCGGGGCGAAAGGAAATCCGGACCGACGGCGCAGCCGTAAAGGATGACACATGCAAGCGTCGTCAAAAAGTGGACGAACAGGGAAATGGAGCGCATCGCAGTCACGATTGTCCATTCATCCCATGAGATGTCGAGGATTTTTTACTTTGGAAGGCGTACGGTGAAGGCCCCTCGCAGATCACCCTGTTTGTAGCCGCGGGCACGGTCTTCCGGGTAGATGGCCGCGATCCGCTCTTCTACCGCCCGGTCTATGACACTCCCGTGGCATACCAGACAGGGGGCGCCTGCTGGGATTACGATGGCCTTCATGTATCGAAACTCCTTCCTGCCGTCAGCGGCCTGGACGGTCTCTGAAAATTCTATGGTCTCAGGGGCCTCCCCAGCCTTCAAGCGCTGATCAAAGGCCTTGAGTACAGAGCTTTCCCATTCATCCGGCTTGTTTTTCGGATTTCGGGGCCTCGTGCTTGTGCGGGCGACCTTTCCTCCATAATGTTCAGAAAGATCCGAGGCGATCTCCGGAGCAATCTGGGCACAGACCGTGATGGCGTGCACAGGGCCTTTCTTCATGCCTGCCATAAGTTCAGTCCGTAGCCTTTCATGAAATTCCCTGACAACGGCCCGGGCTTTCTCCATATACGGATCGGGTACTTCGCTTCGGGCTTCAACCGCGGTGAATAGGCAAACGGCAGCGAAAAACAGGAATTTCTTCATTTGGGGATACTTCATGATGACCTTCTTTTCGGGAACGGGCCGCAGTTATTCCGCTGGAATAGAACATACCCGGGATGTTTTGGCAATTCTTGCGTTCGTACCCTCTCTCAATGTCCTGAATCCGTGAGATATGCACTCAACCTTTCGATTTCACAGCATAAGCCTACGGCCGGGGGGGATTTGTGGATGGAGGCGCCCATGGACGGGGCTCGAACGGCAAATCCGCCCCCATGGACAGGAGGCTATTTGCCGCACGAAACAAATACCCCGGACGTAGGCTCACGGATTCAGGAATGTGATACACGCAATTAATTGATTGATATCTCACCACAGAGAACACAGAGGACACAGAGAAACCGGCCCTTCGTCGATCCGCCTCGCTCGTAAGCCGAAGCTCATGGGGAACCTTCGTGGTGTCGAGGATCTGCCCCGTTATCTTCCTCAGGCTCCTCAAGCCCCAGACCCAAGCTGATGATATCCCGGCTGTTCATGACTTTCCTCCGTTTCGTGAGGATTGGAGAGCCCATTAAACTCCAAATCCACACAAAACGTCGAGGAGCCCACTTTTTGAATCTGCTGTCAAATAAGTCCAAGAAATACAGCTTTTTATTTCATGTAGTTCACAATTTTTAAAATTAATCATAGATAAAGTCTATCAATCTAAAAACAAACTATAATAAATTTCCATTTGATTTCGTTCATTCATTGAAATAAATAAGCTT from Deltaproteobacteria bacterium harbors:
- a CDS encoding DUF3365 domain-containing protein, with protein sequence MKYPQMKKFLFFAAVCLFTAVEARSEVPDPYMEKARAVVREFHERLRTELMAGMKKGPVHAITVCAQIAPEIASDLSEHYGGKVARTSTRPRNPKNKPDEWESSVLKAFDQRLKAGEAPETIEFSETVQAADGRKEFRYMKAIVIPAGAPCLVCHGSVIDRAVEERIAAIYPEDRARGYKQGDLRGAFTVRLPK